One window of the Populus nigra chromosome 4, ddPopNigr1.1, whole genome shotgun sequence genome contains the following:
- the LOC133690894 gene encoding transcription factor MYB61-like: MGRHSCCYKQKLRKGLWSPEEDEKLLSHITKYGHGCWSSVPKQAGLQRCGKSCRLRWINYLRPDLKRGTFSHLEENLIIELHAVLGNRWSQIAAQLPGRTDNEIKNLWNSCLKKKLKQRGIDPVTHKPLSEVEDGEDKNPAASRNQDKASAVSNTELNLLKADHSKPSGANLQEKRSSSISPHGNQLERESTSSFKAMNDNNNTTNDHGNNNLMTPTSNKDLFLDRFTAFLHEGSTSNCPPSGFLGHFPLQQLNYGSNARLATNSIPSLWLSQTSKAFGMNCEFSSTMIPSIPPPAVTSSFISSSMGYKPSITVPPDNPSLPSFTTNSYRPWETGAPSNNSNSSTGSNGSTELQSNSSFFENTIFSWGLGDCSSTEKEAQNHLIGSQQEDIRWPEYLQNPLLMAAALQNQNQQSLYNEIKTETHLLTENPSGMWPDNQQEQEPLQNPDICPKDMQRITASYGYV; this comes from the exons ATGGGGAGGCACTCTTGTTGCTACAAGCAGAAGCTACGGAAAGGCCTGTGGTCACCTGAGGAAGATGAGAAACTTTTAAGTCATATTACTAAGTATGGTCATGGTTGTTGGAGTTCTGTCCCAAAGCAAGCTG GTTTGCAAAGGTGTGGCAAGAGCTGCAGACTAAGATGGATTAATTACTTGAGGCCTGATTTGAAGAGAGGCACATTCTCACATCTGGAAGAGAACCTCATAATTGAACTCCATGCGGTTCTAGGAAACAG GTGGTCTCAGATTGCGGCGCAGTTGCCTGGAAGGACTGACAATGAAATAAAGAATCTGTGGAACTCTtgcttaaagaaaaaacttaagcAGAGAGGCATTGACCCTGTCACCCATAAACCACTTTCTGAGGTTGAAGATGGAGAAGACAAGAATCCAGCTGCCAGTAGAAACCAAGATAAAGCCTCTGCAGTATCCAATACTGAACTCAACCTCCTCAAAGCTGATCATTCTAAGCCATCAGGAgcaaatttacaagaaaaaagatcatcttcaatttctcctCATGGCAATCAATTGGAGAGGGAAAGTACTTCCAGCTTCAAGGCCATGAATGACAACAACAACACCACCAATGACCATGGTAACAATAATTTGATGACACCAACAAGCAACAAGGACCTTTTCTTGGATAGGTTTACAGCTTTCCTCCATGAAGGCTCCACGAGTAATTGCCCGCCCTCGGGTTTTTTGGGACATTTCCCTCTTCAGCAATTGAATTATGGATCCAATGCCAGGCTCGCGACGAACTCAATTCCTTCTCTTTGGTTGAGCCAAACCAGTAAAGCTTTTGGCATGAATTGTGAATTCTCTTCGACTATGATACCCTCCATTCCTCCACCAGCTGTAACAAGctcatttatttcttcttctatgGGCTACAAGCCTTCCATTACTGTTCCACCAGACAATCCTTCATTGCCCTCTTTTACAACCAACAGTTATCGGCCGTGGGAAACCGGTGCTCCCAGCAACAATAGTAACAGCAGTACTGGAAGCAATGGCAGTACTGAGCTGCAAAGCAACAGCTCCTTCTTTGAGAACACCATCTTTTCTTGGGGATTAGGAGACTGTAGCTCAACAGAAAAGGAGGCACAGAACCACTTGATTGGAAGTCAACAGGAGGACATCAGGTGGCCTGAATATCTTCAAAATCCATTGCTCATGGCTGCTGCTTTGCAAAATCAAAATCAGCAATCCTTGTACAATGAGATAAAAACAGAAACACATCTCCTAACAGAAAATCCAAGTGGTATGTGGCCTGATAACCAGCAGGAACAAGAACCTTTACAGAATCCTGATATATGTCCGAAAGATATGCAGAGAATCACAGCATCTTATGGATATGTttag